A window of Pseudomonas guangdongensis contains these coding sequences:
- the pilM gene encoding type IV pilus assembly protein PilM, whose protein sequence is MPTLFRKKSDTLLGIDISSSAVKLVELSRSAGRYQIEAYAIEPLPANAMVDRNLAEVEGVAQALTRALARSRSKVRQAAVALPGSAVIGKLLEMEAGLSEEELENLLRLEADQYIPYPLDEVALDFEVLGPAPRNPERAEVLLAACRKENVEAREAALALAGVEARVVEVEAHALERACALLQPCEDKPAALVALLDVGATLTTFSVLQGERTLYSREQLFGGRQLVEELQSRYAMSAAEAEQALRQGGLPPGCADEVLLPFQDSVLQQAARCLQFFFAAGQFAAVDHVLLAGGTAALPGLAERLAEHLGTPCSVANPFLAMGVGSRVGAQALAADAPALLTACGLALRSFD, encoded by the coding sequence ATGCCGACATTGTTCAGGAAGAAGAGCGATACCCTGCTGGGCATCGACATCAGTTCGTCGGCGGTCAAGCTGGTCGAGTTGTCGCGCTCGGCCGGGCGCTACCAGATCGAGGCCTACGCCATCGAGCCGCTGCCGGCCAACGCGATGGTCGACCGCAACCTCGCCGAGGTTGAAGGCGTCGCCCAGGCGCTGACCCGCGCGCTGGCACGCTCGCGCAGCAAGGTGCGCCAGGCGGCGGTGGCCCTGCCGGGTTCGGCGGTGATCGGCAAGTTGCTGGAGATGGAGGCCGGCCTCTCCGAGGAGGAGCTGGAGAACCTGCTGCGCCTGGAGGCAGACCAGTACATCCCCTACCCGCTGGACGAGGTCGCCCTGGATTTCGAGGTGCTTGGCCCGGCGCCGCGCAATCCCGAGCGCGCCGAGGTGCTGCTGGCGGCCTGTCGCAAGGAGAACGTCGAGGCGCGCGAGGCGGCGCTGGCGCTGGCCGGCGTCGAGGCGCGGGTGGTCGAGGTCGAGGCGCACGCGCTGGAGCGGGCCTGCGCGCTGTTGCAGCCGTGCGAGGACAAGCCGGCCGCGCTGGTGGCGCTACTGGACGTCGGTGCGACGCTGACCACCTTCAGCGTCCTGCAGGGCGAGCGCACCCTCTATAGCCGCGAACAGCTGTTCGGCGGCCGGCAACTGGTCGAGGAGCTGCAGAGCCGCTATGCGATGAGTGCGGCGGAGGCCGAGCAGGCGCTGCGTCAGGGTGGACTGCCGCCCGGCTGTGCCGACGAGGTGCTGCTGCCGTTCCAGGACTCGGTGCTCCAGCAGGCCGCCCGCTGCCTGCAGTTCTTCTTCGCCGCCGGCCAGTTCGCCGCGGTCGACCATGTGCTGCTGGCCGGCGGCACGGCAGCCCTGCCGGGGCTGGCCGAGCGCCTGGCCGAGCACCTGGGAACGCCCTGCTCGGTGGCCAACCCGTTCCTGGCGATGGGCGTCGGCAGCCGGGTCGGCGCGCAGGCGCTGGCGGCCGATGCGCCGGCATTACTGACGGCCTGTGGCCTGGCCCTGCGGAGTTTCGACTGA
- a CDS encoding PilN domain-containing protein, which yields MARINLLPWREQRREERKKRFQLALLGVLLSAVALVVGADRYLNAALSAQQARNAFVREQIVLLDTRIAEIRDLRERRTQLLERMKIIQDLQGNRPIIARIFDQLVRTLPEGVYFTELKMSAQQIAIGGVAESNHQVSSLMRSLAASDWLMAPNLTEVRALSATAPEQGNVFQLTVQQTQPSAEQPSEKGATP from the coding sequence ATGGCGCGGATCAACCTGCTGCCCTGGCGCGAGCAGCGCCGCGAGGAGCGCAAGAAGCGCTTCCAGCTGGCGCTGCTGGGCGTGTTGCTGAGCGCGGTGGCGCTGGTCGTCGGGGCCGACCGTTACCTGAACGCGGCCCTGTCCGCGCAACAGGCGCGCAACGCCTTCGTGCGCGAGCAGATCGTCCTGCTGGACACGCGGATCGCCGAGATCCGCGACCTGCGCGAGCGGCGCACGCAACTACTGGAGCGGATGAAGATCATCCAGGACCTGCAGGGCAACCGGCCGATCATCGCGCGGATCTTCGACCAGCTGGTGCGGACCCTGCCCGAGGGTGTGTATTTCACTGAGCTGAAGATGAGCGCCCAGCAGATCGCCATCGGCGGCGTCGCCGAATCCAACCACCAGGTGTCGAGCCTGATGCGCAGCCTGGCGGCCTCCGACTGGCTGATGGCGCCGAACCTCACCGAAGTGCGCGCGCTCAGCGCCACGGCGCCCGAGCAGGGCAACGTATTCCAGTTGACGGTGCAGCAGACCCAGCCGTCTGCCGAGCAGCCGAGCGAGAAGGGGGCGACGCCATGA
- the pilO gene encoding type 4a pilus biogenesis protein PilO, translated as MSLRDSLDSLRKVDLGELDLNNLGAWPAPVKAISAVLLFVVLLGLGWQLHLSDLQAGLEQQRQEEQALKEQFASKAFQAANLEVFRAQLAEMEQSFGSLLRQLPSDTEVPGLLEDITRTGLDSGLEFEEIKLLPEVVQPFYIELPIRIRVLGGYHDLAAFVSGAASLPRIVTLHDFEIKPVAGSNGVRLGMDILARTYRYNDKGLQP; from the coding sequence ATGAGCCTGCGCGACAGCCTGGACAGCCTGCGCAAGGTCGATCTCGGCGAGCTCGACCTCAACAACCTCGGCGCCTGGCCGGCGCCGGTCAAGGCGATCAGCGCCGTGCTGCTGTTCGTCGTGCTGCTCGGCCTGGGCTGGCAGCTGCACCTCAGCGACCTGCAGGCCGGCCTGGAGCAGCAGCGTCAGGAGGAGCAGGCGCTCAAGGAACAGTTCGCCAGCAAGGCTTTCCAGGCCGCCAATCTGGAGGTGTTCCGCGCCCAGCTGGCGGAGATGGAGCAGTCGTTCGGCTCGCTGCTGCGCCAGTTGCCCAGCGATACCGAAGTGCCCGGCCTGCTCGAGGACATCACCCGCACCGGCCTGGACAGCGGCCTGGAGTTCGAGGAAATCAAGCTGCTGCCCGAGGTGGTGCAGCCCTTCTATATCGAACTGCCGATCCGCATCCGCGTGCTCGGCGGCTACCACGACCTGGCAGCATTCGTCAGCGGCGCGGCCAGCCTGCCGCGGATCGTCACCCTGCACGATTTCGAGATCAAGCCGGTGGCCGGCAGCAATGGCGTGCGCCTGGGCATGGACATACTGGCCAGGACTTATCGCTACAACGACAAGGGATTGCAGCCATGA